A stretch of Terriglobales bacterium DNA encodes these proteins:
- a CDS encoding nucleoside hydrolase, whose protein sequence is MKRTLLAVLLLALAACAAAQEKRYVIIDQDAAGPGGTDQQSILVFLQAPNVEVLGITVVTGDAWRDEEAAHTLRTLELVGRTDVPVLLGAAYPLVRTQKGTELWEQLYGKVVYKGAWGPRGNHPPFEVPPLREGNPTTKVADEDAAHFMVRMVRKYPHQVTIYAGGPMTNLALALALDPQFAELTKGLIFMGGAIAPKTDVAEFATNPRHEFNLWFDPEATHIVLRAKWPSIVCTTVDVSLQTKMSEEMLAEIVKSQNPTAQYMWRYSRAGRGPLWDELAAAAWLEPSLITREVPYYMDVNLDRGAAYGDLVTWNDRVKPGLDYPVVHTQMDVDMDKFGKWFVQHMSAPTPKSKNALVFNQPPPQPPAPPAPAPK, encoded by the coding sequence ATGAAGAGGACCCTTCTTGCCGTGCTGCTTCTCGCGCTGGCGGCGTGCGCCGCCGCGCAGGAGAAGCGCTACGTGATCATCGACCAGGATGCCGCCGGACCGGGCGGGACCGATCAGCAGTCGATCCTGGTTTTCCTGCAGGCGCCGAACGTGGAAGTGCTGGGCATCACGGTGGTGACCGGCGACGCTTGGCGCGACGAAGAAGCCGCGCACACGCTGCGCACGCTGGAGCTGGTCGGACGCACGGATGTACCCGTGCTGCTGGGCGCGGCGTACCCGCTGGTGCGTACGCAGAAGGGAACCGAGCTGTGGGAGCAGCTCTACGGCAAGGTGGTTTACAAGGGGGCGTGGGGGCCGCGCGGCAACCATCCGCCGTTTGAGGTGCCGCCCCTGCGCGAAGGCAATCCGACCACCAAGGTCGCCGACGAAGACGCGGCGCACTTCATGGTGCGCATGGTGCGCAAGTATCCGCACCAGGTGACGATCTACGCCGGCGGGCCGATGACGAACCTGGCGCTGGCGCTGGCGCTCGATCCGCAATTCGCTGAATTGACCAAAGGGCTCATCTTCATGGGCGGCGCCATCGCGCCGAAGACGGATGTCGCCGAGTTCGCCACCAATCCGCGGCACGAGTTCAACCTGTGGTTCGATCCGGAAGCGACGCACATCGTGTTGCGCGCCAAGTGGCCGAGCATCGTGTGCACCACGGTGGACGTCTCGCTGCAGACGAAGATGAGCGAGGAGATGCTGGCGGAGATCGTGAAATCGCAGAACCCGACGGCGCAGTACATGTGGCGCTACTCGCGCGCGGGACGCGGGCCGCTGTGGGACGAACTGGCGGCGGCGGCGTGGCTCGAGCCCTCGCTGATCACGCGCGAGGTCCCGTACTACATGGACGTGAACCTGGACCGAGGCGCCGCGTACGGCGATTTGGTGACATGGAACGACAGGGTGAAGCCGGGACTGGACTATCCCGTTGTCCACACGCAGATGGATGTGGACATGGATAAGTTCGGAAAGTGGTTTGTGCAGCACATGTCAGCGCCGACACCAAAGTCGAAGAACGCGCTGGTGTTCAACCAGCCGCCGCCGCAACCGCCAGCGCCACCGGCGCCGGCTCCGAAATAA
- a CDS encoding nucleoside hydrolase produces MEKQGSKGESRTRREFLTATSGAVLGGVLAGALPSAVEGMAAAPAGGPRRIIFDTDPGVDDALALWLALRSPEIQVLGVTPVAGNVPLDFTLPNALRLVEIAGRTDIPVAAGAAKPLTRKLVTAAYAHGDNGLGGVPFPEPKIKPVKETASQLIRRVVRANHGEITIVAVGPLTNLAMAFREDPALPKMVQSIVLMGGSLSRGNVTPAAEFNIYVDPEAAQEVFHAGAPIVMVGLDVTRKAQLREEHIQRLEAGPDAVSQSAGKIMRATWDRMHRSGFAGAGGPTMHDSVAVATFLDPTICKLQDYYVEVETAGEFTAGETLGYSRAPIRRSAPGAEGSAKPELAEFKPNAKVAVDIDTEKFLELLVGRVSSGARG; encoded by the coding sequence ATGGAGAAGCAGGGGAGCAAAGGGGAGAGCCGCACCCGGCGAGAGTTCCTGACGGCCACGTCAGGCGCGGTGCTGGGTGGAGTTTTGGCGGGCGCGCTGCCGTCGGCGGTAGAAGGGATGGCAGCAGCGCCTGCCGGGGGGCCGCGGCGGATCATTTTCGACACCGACCCCGGCGTGGACGATGCGCTCGCCCTGTGGCTGGCGCTGCGCTCGCCGGAAATTCAGGTGCTGGGGGTGACGCCCGTGGCCGGCAACGTGCCGCTGGACTTCACGCTGCCCAACGCACTGCGCCTGGTGGAGATTGCCGGACGCACCGACATTCCCGTCGCGGCCGGCGCGGCCAAGCCGCTCACGCGCAAGCTGGTCACCGCCGCCTACGCGCACGGCGACAACGGGCTGGGGGGCGTGCCTTTTCCCGAGCCGAAGATCAAGCCGGTAAAGGAGACCGCGTCGCAGCTTATACGGCGCGTGGTGCGCGCGAATCACGGCGAGATCACGATCGTTGCGGTTGGCCCGCTGACCAACCTGGCGATGGCTTTCCGCGAAGACCCCGCGCTGCCCAAGATGGTGCAGAGCATCGTGCTGATGGGCGGCTCGCTCTCGCGCGGAAACGTGACGCCTGCGGCCGAGTTCAACATCTACGTTGATCCGGAGGCGGCGCAGGAGGTGTTTCACGCCGGGGCGCCGATCGTGATGGTCGGCCTCGACGTGACGCGCAAGGCGCAACTGCGCGAAGAGCACATCCAGCGGCTCGAGGCCGGGCCGGACGCGGTGAGCCAGTCGGCGGGCAAGATCATGCGGGCGACGTGGGACCGCATGCATCGCAGCGGCTTTGCCGGAGCGGGCGGGCCGACCATGCACGATTCGGTAGCGGTGGCGACGTTCCTCGATCCCACCATCTGCAAACTGCAGGACTATTACGTGGAAGTAGAGACGGCGGGCGAGTTCACCGCCGGCGAGACGCTCGGCTACTCGCGTGCGCCCATCCGGCGCTCGGCGCCGGGTGCGGAGGGCAGCGCGAAACCCGAGCTGGCGGAGTTCAAGCCCAACGCCAAAGTAGCGGTCGATATCGATACGGAAAAGTTTCTCGAGTTGCTGGTGGGCAGAGTATCGTCGGGCGCCCGGGGGTAG
- the rbsK gene encoding ribokinase — MANIVVVGSLNMDVVAVAPRIPVTGETIIGNKYFTEPGGKGANQAYAAAQLGGKVAMLGRIGDDEFGQEMKHNLEKVGCDASGIKIVPGTSGVALIFVAETGQNSIIVVPGANDEFGPHHVKDDANGFRGVKVVLLQLENPTETVLAAAQLAQKAGATVILDPAPAPAKPLPKELFQACTIITPNETEAAILAGLPPSRLTPQQAVQVARKLQDQGAGTVVVKLGDQGCVVVDKQGATLIAAPRVDAKDTTAAGDNFNGALAVGLSEGLSLRDAARFANNAAALSVTRLGTQIAVPSRAEVEEFAAKNEGALAATSL, encoded by the coding sequence GTGGCGAACATCGTGGTAGTGGGCAGCCTGAACATGGATGTGGTGGCCGTGGCGCCGCGCATTCCGGTGACCGGTGAAACCATCATCGGCAACAAGTACTTCACCGAGCCGGGCGGCAAGGGAGCGAACCAGGCTTATGCCGCCGCGCAACTGGGCGGCAAGGTGGCCATGCTGGGGCGCATCGGCGACGACGAGTTCGGCCAGGAGATGAAGCACAACCTGGAGAAGGTCGGCTGCGATGCCAGCGGCATCAAGATCGTGCCCGGCACCAGCGGCGTGGCGCTCATTTTCGTGGCCGAGACGGGGCAAAATTCGATCATTGTCGTCCCCGGCGCGAACGACGAGTTTGGCCCGCACCACGTGAAGGACGACGCCAACGGCTTCCGCGGCGTCAAGGTCGTGCTGCTCCAGCTGGAAAACCCCACCGAAACGGTGCTGGCCGCGGCGCAACTGGCGCAGAAGGCGGGGGCAACCGTGATCCTCGACCCCGCGCCCGCGCCGGCGAAACCGCTGCCGAAGGAGCTGTTCCAGGCGTGCACCATCATTACGCCAAATGAAACGGAGGCCGCGATTCTTGCCGGACTTCCGCCCAGCCGGCTCACGCCGCAGCAGGCGGTGCAGGTGGCGCGCAAGCTTCAAGACCAGGGCGCCGGCACCGTTGTGGTGAAACTCGGCGATCAGGGATGCGTCGTGGTGGACAAGCAGGGCGCAACGCTGATCGCCGCACCGCGGGTGGATGCCAAGGACACGACCGCCGCCGGCGACAACTTCAATGGCGCGCTCGCCGTCGGCCTCAGCGAGGGCCTGTCACTGCGCGATGCCGCGCGCTTCGCCAACAACGCCGCCGCCCTCTCGGTGACGCGGCTGGGGACGCAGATTGCCGTGCCGTCGCGCGCGGAAGTGGAGGAGTTCGCCGCGAAGAACGAAGGCGCGCTGGCGGCGACGTCACTGTAG
- a CDS encoding PTS fructose transporter subunit IIB, producing MKIVAVTACPTGIAHTYMAAEQLEKTARALGHEIKVETQGAMGIENELSESDIGSAQAAILATDIEIEKGDRFQSLKTVRVPVQEAIKNPHGVFQRVQG from the coding sequence GTGAAGATCGTGGCGGTCACGGCGTGTCCCACCGGGATTGCGCACACCTACATGGCGGCGGAGCAACTGGAAAAGACCGCCCGGGCGCTGGGGCATGAAATCAAGGTCGAGACCCAGGGCGCGATGGGAATTGAGAACGAACTCTCGGAGAGCGACATCGGCAGCGCGCAGGCGGCGATTCTCGCGACCGACATCGAAATCGAGAAGGGCGACCGGTTTCAGTCCCTGAAGACCGTGCGCGTGCCGGTGCAGGAAGCGATCAAGAACCCGCACGGCGTCTTCCAGCGGGTGCAGGGCTGA
- a CDS encoding carboxypeptidase-like regulatory domain-containing protein — MKRTCSAFALSFLICTLMTGVAAAQAVGSFSGEVTDATGADIPNATVTATNQGTNQQRTATTDASGRYVIVQLPVGTYTISASAAGFKTVQNRDVNLEVQQNRSIDFRMQPSAVTTEVVVSSQVAQVEVQKNDATLGQTIHAEQVSELPLNGRNFVQLALLGPGTTQGRAATFLNQGASSEVSFRGSMALSAQGMRENSNDWLYDGIDNNELTAGGIGLLPSVDAIHEFRVLTYNYSAQYGSRGGTTVIVSSKSGSNKFHGSVYEFLRNDKLDAHNYFDRSATKAKYRQNEYGFSLGGPIRKDKTFFFGDYQVNSIRQGLTITSTVPTALMKQGIFTESFPGAPSVDIYDGRVAGRPIFPGRIIPLAQQDPIGRAIVNLYPDPTFTDRLGGNYVASPVKRLDDYAWNARIDHTFNANDRIFARFTWDNAKQFTPSGLPDFGAASAFASNQTFTTHARNTGISETHIFSPTMINTFTAGYNRVFNYITSFGYGSNMSQKLGIPGANLGTIETSSMTQISITGFNPVGDRQFSPFQGGTNIYHYSDTLDIVHGSHNMHAGFVFRAMQENTLGDNAFAGAFTFDRLFTAQLNGTTLNGATGNAIASLLIGLPTSGSRNDELNGFKRGRRWKEYRGFFQDDWNVRSGLTLNLGMAYDLTTPMSESANRFSSFDPKTNTVFVAGQGNTPDTIGVHTDITGLEPRFGFAWTPWPNGKTVVRGGFGLFHDVSSQGGTQGPYTNPPYANFFSFATNNITPVRTLATGFPPNQTPTDPANYHGAWRSWDPKFEMGLIRQWNLNIQRELPYSTVVTVAYAGTYGTRLMQKSFDFNSTKLGSGNNNATRAFPNYGSVFVTDSHGWLRYDSLQIKAERRAAKGLYLLGSYTWSKALSNGLRQEITGDPGVDFYPLLPSDADKGYAGTDQRHALKVSALYSLPFGRGQRWGNNMGRIPNAALGGWEVNWIAFYSTGFPLGFTTATNQSGTNLTNRPNMTCSGKLSSGQTVTNWFDKTCFSAPAAGTFGNAPRSPEIYGPNQTNFDVSLYKNFPVTESSRVQFRSEFFNIFNHPQFSTPNTALGNALFGQITATSHANRQIQFALKYVF, encoded by the coding sequence ATGAAGCGCACTTGCTCGGCATTCGCACTGTCGTTCCTGATCTGCACATTGATGACCGGAGTGGCGGCGGCCCAAGCCGTAGGTTCGTTCTCCGGTGAGGTGACCGACGCAACCGGGGCGGACATTCCCAACGCCACTGTGACCGCCACCAACCAGGGCACCAACCAGCAGCGCACGGCGACCACCGACGCCTCCGGGCGATACGTAATTGTGCAGCTGCCGGTCGGCACGTACACCATCTCGGCGAGCGCAGCCGGGTTCAAGACGGTGCAGAACCGCGACGTGAACCTGGAAGTGCAGCAGAACCGTTCGATTGACTTCCGGATGCAGCCTTCGGCGGTGACGACTGAAGTCGTGGTCTCGAGCCAGGTGGCGCAGGTCGAAGTGCAGAAGAACGACGCCACGCTGGGGCAGACGATCCACGCCGAGCAGGTATCGGAGCTGCCGCTGAACGGGCGCAACTTCGTGCAACTGGCCTTACTCGGTCCGGGGACGACGCAGGGACGCGCGGCAACCTTCCTGAATCAGGGCGCGAGCAGCGAAGTGAGCTTCCGCGGCTCGATGGCGCTCTCGGCGCAGGGCATGCGCGAGAACTCCAACGACTGGCTGTACGACGGAATCGACAACAACGAGCTGACGGCGGGCGGCATCGGGCTGCTGCCGTCGGTGGACGCGATCCATGAGTTCCGGGTGCTCACTTACAACTATTCGGCGCAGTACGGCAGCCGCGGCGGCACGACGGTGATCGTGAGCAGCAAGTCTGGCAGCAACAAGTTCCATGGCAGCGTGTACGAGTTCCTGCGCAACGACAAGCTCGACGCGCACAACTACTTCGACCGCAGCGCCACCAAGGCAAAGTACCGGCAGAACGAATACGGCTTCTCGCTGGGCGGGCCGATCCGGAAGGACAAGACGTTCTTCTTCGGCGACTACCAGGTGAACAGCATTCGCCAGGGCCTGACGATCACCAGCACGGTGCCGACAGCGCTGATGAAGCAGGGCATCTTCACCGAGTCGTTCCCCGGTGCGCCCTCGGTCGACATCTACGACGGGCGCGTGGCGGGCCGGCCGATTTTCCCCGGCCGCATCATCCCGCTGGCGCAGCAGGACCCGATCGGACGCGCCATCGTCAACCTTTATCCGGATCCAACTTTCACTGACCGGCTGGGCGGCAACTACGTGGCCAGCCCGGTGAAGCGGCTCGATGACTACGCGTGGAACGCGCGCATTGACCACACCTTCAACGCCAACGACCGAATTTTTGCGCGCTTTACGTGGGACAACGCCAAGCAGTTCACGCCGTCCGGGCTGCCCGATTTCGGCGCGGCGTCGGCGTTCGCCAGCAACCAGACGTTCACCACGCACGCGCGCAACACGGGCATTTCGGAAACGCACATCTTTTCGCCGACGATGATCAACACCTTCACCGCCGGCTACAACCGGGTGTTCAACTACATCACCTCGTTCGGCTACGGCTCCAACATGTCGCAGAAGCTGGGAATTCCTGGCGCGAACCTGGGCACGATCGAAACTTCTTCGATGACCCAGATCAGCATTACCGGCTTCAATCCGGTGGGCGACCGGCAGTTCTCGCCGTTCCAGGGCGGCACGAACATCTATCACTACAGCGACACGCTCGACATCGTGCACGGCAGCCACAACATGCACGCGGGCTTCGTGTTCCGCGCGATGCAGGAGAACACGCTGGGTGATAACGCGTTCGCCGGCGCATTCACGTTCGATCGTCTGTTCACCGCGCAGCTGAACGGCACGACGCTGAACGGCGCGACGGGCAACGCCATCGCCAGCCTGCTGATCGGGTTGCCGACTTCGGGCTCGCGCAACGACGAGTTGAATGGTTTCAAACGCGGACGCCGCTGGAAGGAATACCGCGGCTTCTTCCAGGATGACTGGAACGTGCGCTCGGGCCTGACGCTGAACCTGGGCATGGCGTACGACCTGACGACGCCGATGTCGGAGTCGGCGAACCGCTTCAGCAGCTTCGATCCGAAAACCAACACGGTGTTTGTGGCCGGACAAGGCAACACCCCCGACACCATCGGCGTGCACACCGACATCACCGGCCTGGAGCCGCGCTTCGGCTTCGCCTGGACGCCGTGGCCGAACGGCAAGACGGTCGTCCGCGGCGGATTCGGGTTGTTCCACGATGTCTCATCGCAGGGCGGCACGCAGGGCCCATACACGAATCCGCCTTACGCAAACTTTTTTTCGTTCGCAACCAACAACATCACGCCGGTGCGGACGCTGGCGACAGGCTTCCCGCCGAACCAGACGCCGACCGATCCGGCCAACTACCACGGCGCGTGGCGTTCGTGGGACCCGAAATTCGAGATGGGCCTGATCCGGCAGTGGAACCTGAACATCCAGCGGGAGCTGCCCTACTCGACGGTGGTGACGGTGGCGTACGCGGGCACGTACGGCACGCGGCTGATGCAGAAGAGCTTCGACTTCAACTCGACGAAGCTCGGGTCGGGCAACAACAACGCCACGCGCGCGTTCCCGAACTACGGATCGGTGTTCGTGACCGACAGTCACGGCTGGCTGCGCTACGACTCGCTCCAGATCAAGGCGGAGCGGCGGGCCGCGAAGGGCCTGTACCTGCTCGGCTCCTACACCTGGAGCAAGGCGCTGAGCAACGGACTGCGGCAGGAGATCACCGGCGATCCGGGCGTGGACTTCTATCCGTTGCTGCCCTCCGACGCTGACAAGGGTTACGCAGGCACGGACCAGCGGCATGCGTTGAAGGTAAGCGCACTGTACTCGCTGCCCTTCGGCAGGGGCCAGCGCTGGGGCAACAACATGGGCCGTATTCCCAACGCGGCGCTCGGCGGCTGGGAGGTGAACTGGATCGCGTTCTACTCGACCGGATTCCCGCTGGGCTTCACGACGGCGACGAACCAGTCGGGCACCAACCTGACGAATCGTCCGAACATGACGTGCAGCGGGAAGTTGAGCAGCGGACAGACGGTCACGAACTGGTTCGACAAGACGTGCTTCTCGGCGCCGGCGGCAGGGACGTTCGGCAATGCACCGCGCTCGCCCGAGATCTACGGTCCGAACCAGACGAACTTCGACGTTTCGCTCTACAAGAACTTCCCGGTGACGGAAAGCAGCCGGGTGCAGTTCCGCTCGGAGTTTTTCAACATCTTCAACCATCCGCAGTTCTCAACCCCGAACACCGCGCTCGGCAACGCGCTGTTCGGGCAGATCACGGCCACGTCACATGCGAACCGCCAGATCCAGTTTGCGCTGAAGTACGTGTTCTAA
- a CDS encoding AcrB/AcrD/AcrF family protein: protein MWSPATFNVALIMTIFSAVFWGSWANTYKGTKNYSFDLFYWDYIIGVLLCSLGFALTLGSNGATGEPFLQNLGNADTSNIVMAMIAGFIFNIANLLLVAGIAIAGLAIAFPIAIGIAVVEGVLLSYALQPKGNIGFLALGLGLAIAAILFDAAAYKRLNSAAGGLSKKGVVVNIISGLLMGAFAPFVTRSLTSGHTLTPYTVSVLFALGAFLCCFVVNTYFMRHPLVGEPVSFAGYFKASPKDHLLGVLGGIVWGLGGSFNFIAAGFVGVPISYAIGQSAPMIAALWGVVVWKEFAGADRKAWTYLSLMFLFYLSAVGAIALAYNA, encoded by the coding sequence ATGTGGTCACCGGCGACGTTCAATGTGGCGCTCATCATGACCATCTTCAGCGCCGTTTTCTGGGGGTCGTGGGCGAACACATACAAAGGCACGAAGAACTATTCGTTCGATCTCTTCTACTGGGACTACATCATCGGCGTGCTGCTGTGCAGCCTGGGCTTCGCGCTGACGCTGGGCAGCAATGGCGCGACCGGCGAGCCGTTTTTGCAGAACCTGGGAAACGCCGATACCTCGAACATCGTGATGGCGATGATCGCGGGCTTCATCTTCAACATCGCCAATCTGCTGCTGGTGGCCGGCATTGCCATTGCCGGACTGGCGATCGCGTTTCCGATCGCGATCGGTATCGCTGTCGTGGAGGGCGTGCTGCTCAGCTACGCGCTGCAACCGAAGGGCAACATCGGGTTTCTCGCGCTGGGGCTCGGGCTGGCGATCGCCGCCATTCTGTTTGATGCGGCCGCATACAAACGGCTGAACAGCGCCGCCGGCGGGTTGTCGAAGAAGGGCGTGGTGGTCAACATCATCTCCGGGCTGCTGATGGGCGCGTTCGCGCCGTTCGTGACGCGCTCGCTGACGTCAGGACACACGCTGACGCCTTACACGGTTTCCGTCCTGTTTGCGCTGGGCGCGTTCCTGTGCTGCTTCGTGGTGAACACGTACTTCATGCGGCATCCGCTGGTGGGCGAGCCGGTGTCGTTTGCCGGCTACTTCAAGGCGAGTCCGAAGGACCACCTGCTGGGCGTGCTGGGCGGCATCGTGTGGGGGCTGGGCGGTTCGTTCAACTTCATTGCCGCGGGATTTGTCGGCGTGCCCATCTCGTACGCCATCGGGCAGTCGGCGCCGATGATTGCCGCGCTGTGGGGCGTGGTGGTGTGGAAGGAATTCGCGGGCGCCGACCGCAAGGCGTGGACGTACCTGTCACTGATGTTCCTGTTCTATCTGTCGGCCGTGGGCGCGATCGCGCTGGCCTACAACGCATGA
- a CDS encoding PTS fructose transporter subunit IIC: MEQLTKLRQHLLTGVSYAIPFIACGGVLTAAAIAFAPMTAQGPDLSNAPALQLILNIGAAAFSLMLPVLAGYIAYSIAGKPGLVPGFVGGHLSGQVKAGFLGALLAGLLAGYVVELIKKAPVSKYLRPIMPILVIPIAASLIMGMVMIKLLGAPIAALMTAAGLFLKSMSAGNSALLGAILGAMIAFDMGGPVNKTAFFFGAAMIQQGDYRVMGACAAAICTPPLGVGLATLMNRKLWTEDEREAGMAGLAMGMIGITEGAIPFAASDPLRVIPCIVLGSMTASVIAMLTGVGDHAPHGGPIVLPVVEHRLAYIAAIAAGTLVTAVAIDAWKAYQRPKPAAAMKRSAG, translated from the coding sequence GTGGAGCAACTCACAAAACTGCGGCAGCACCTTCTAACCGGCGTCTCGTACGCCATCCCTTTCATTGCCTGCGGCGGCGTGCTCACTGCCGCGGCCATCGCCTTTGCTCCCATGACGGCGCAGGGCCCGGACCTTTCCAACGCGCCGGCGCTGCAACTGATCCTGAACATCGGGGCGGCCGCGTTTTCGCTGATGCTGCCGGTGCTGGCCGGCTACATCGCCTATTCGATCGCCGGAAAGCCCGGCCTGGTGCCGGGATTCGTGGGCGGCCATCTCTCCGGGCAGGTGAAGGCGGGTTTTCTCGGCGCACTGCTGGCCGGGCTGCTCGCCGGATACGTGGTCGAACTCATCAAGAAGGCGCCGGTTTCAAAATACCTGCGGCCGATCATGCCCATCCTGGTGATCCCGATCGCGGCGTCGCTCATCATGGGCATGGTCATGATCAAGCTGCTGGGCGCGCCCATCGCGGCGCTGATGACGGCGGCCGGCCTCTTCCTGAAGAGCATGAGCGCGGGAAACAGCGCGCTGCTGGGCGCGATCCTGGGCGCGATGATCGCCTTCGACATGGGCGGCCCGGTGAACAAGACGGCATTTTTCTTCGGAGCGGCGATGATTCAGCAGGGCGACTACCGCGTGATGGGCGCGTGCGCCGCCGCCATCTGCACGCCGCCGCTGGGCGTGGGCCTGGCGACGCTGATGAACCGCAAGCTCTGGACCGAGGATGAACGCGAGGCCGGCATGGCGGGCCTGGCGATGGGAATGATCGGCATCACCGAGGGCGCGATTCCGTTCGCGGCATCCGATCCGCTGCGAGTGATTCCATGCATCGTGCTCGGCTCCATGACGGCGTCGGTGATCGCGATGCTCACCGGCGTCGGGGACCACGCGCCGCACGGCGGACCGATCGTGCTTCCCGTGGTCGAGCATCGGCTGGCGTACATCGCCGCGATCGCGGCGGGCACGCTGGTGACCGCCGTTGCCATCGACGCATGGAAGGCCTACCAGCGGCCAAAACCGGCAGCGGCGATGAAAAGGAGTGCAGGGTGA
- a CDS encoding LacI family DNA-binding transcriptional regulator, whose amino-acid sequence MRLNRFKQTFAPVTSRKQKSAATAITMRDIARRAGVSIGTVSHVINENAPVRDKLRRRVLDAIEELGYQPSELARGLRRNKTSILGMIIPDITNPFFPAVVRGAEDVAYQNSYELMLCNTDNDPAKERAYLHELRSYRMAGLILIPSVNSQINPRSDLPRGTPIVCLDRRPPRWEGDTVTVDNVAGATAATNYLLEMGHRHIAAITGNLQLTNAKARLEGFRAALARARVEVDPEYIQEGRFDRLSGYEKTRTLLQLRPRPTALFASNDLIALGMLTALREAGLHCPDDVSIVGFDDQEFAEFIHPALTTVAQPGYQMGAKGAGMLLKRVQGYDGPWQHAVLTTELKIRQSVAACKTPPRRARSGG is encoded by the coding sequence GTGCGTCTGAATCGTTTCAAGCAGACCTTCGCTCCGGTGACGTCAAGAAAGCAAAAATCCGCCGCGACGGCCATCACCATGCGCGACATTGCCAGGCGCGCGGGTGTCTCCATCGGCACCGTCTCGCACGTCATCAATGAAAACGCGCCGGTGCGCGACAAGCTTCGCCGCCGCGTGCTCGACGCAATCGAGGAGCTAGGCTATCAGCCCAGCGAACTGGCCCGCGGCCTCCGCCGGAACAAGACCAGCATCCTGGGCATGATCATTCCCGACATCACCAACCCATTCTTCCCTGCCGTCGTGCGCGGCGCTGAAGACGTGGCCTACCAGAACTCGTACGAGCTCATGCTGTGCAACACCGACAACGATCCCGCCAAGGAGCGCGCCTACCTGCACGAGCTGCGCTCGTATCGCATGGCCGGGCTCATCCTGATCCCCTCGGTGAACAGCCAGATCAATCCCAGGTCCGACCTGCCGCGCGGCACGCCGATTGTCTGCCTCGACCGCCGCCCACCGCGCTGGGAGGGAGACACAGTCACGGTCGACAACGTGGCCGGCGCCACCGCCGCCACCAACTATCTGCTCGAGATGGGGCACCGTCACATTGCCGCCATCACCGGCAACCTTCAGCTCACCAACGCCAAGGCGCGGCTGGAAGGATTTCGCGCGGCCCTCGCCCGGGCGCGCGTGGAAGTCGATCCCGAGTACATCCAGGAAGGCCGCTTCGACCGCCTGAGCGGCTACGAGAAGACGCGCACGCTGCTGCAACTGCGTCCGCGGCCCACGGCCCTGTTCGCCAGCAACGACCTGATCGCGCTCGGCATGCTGACCGCCCTGCGCGAGGCCGGACTGCACTGCCCCGACGATGTTTCCATTGTCGGCTTCGACGACCAGGAATTCGCCGAGTTCATCCACCCGGCGCTGACCACCGTGGCGCAGCCCGGCTACCAGATGGGCGCAAAGGGCGCGGGCATGCTGCTGAAACGCGTGCAGGGATACGACGGCCCGTGGCAGCACGCCGTGCTCACTACGGAGTTGAAGATCCGGCAGTCAGTGGCCGCCTGCAAGACGCCGCCGCGACGCGCCAGGAGCGGTGGATAG